The nucleotide sequence CAGTTTTACACGCTGTGATTGCTCTTCAGAAAAGCGTGGAATGGCTTTATCAATAGAAACAGAAATCACTTCGGAAGTTTTGCGGTCTTGTTCAATTTCGCTCATCATAGGTTCCGATTTTGCAAATTTCACCAAATCGGCAGTTTGCAACACGCGTTTTAAATCGTGAACCGTTTCTTTGCTCAATTGTATTTTTTTGGAATTAATGATTTGAAAAAGCATTTGAATAACTTCGGATGTGGTTGATTCTTTTGCAGGAATTTCAAACACTTCCTCGATATAATCCCTAATCACATCGGTCATTTCTGAATAATACGATTTCACATCACCATTTAGCACCAAGCGTTTTGAATCTAACAATTGCAATTTTTTGCTTACTTTTTCAAGCGGTGTTCTGTACAGATCTTCTTCGGTTAAATTTTTGTTTTGTAAATATTTAATCAGAAAATAGGTGGCAACGCCAGCAAGCACACACGCCAGCAACGCAATAAGGTATTTCCACAACTTATCGGTATCGGTTTCGCCACCAACTTGGGCTTTAATGTCGTACATTGGTTGCTTCAAGGTGTCAACCTGCACATTGTTCACTTTAATGTTGAACAAATCGGTTTGATGGTTCTTTTCATCAATATAAACCGATAAACGAGGCACCACATATTCGCCAGCATCAAATTGTGTTAAGGTGTATTTTTTAGTAAGTTCGATTGTATTTCCGTTTGTTACCGTGTCGGTTTTCGATTGTTCCAACACTTCAAACGGACCAATATTTTGCTGGTTTGGAAAAACCACTTTGCTGCTTTCGCTGGCAGTTGCCTTAATAGTTAGGTGAAACGCTGAACCTATCTTTATTTGGGTAGAATCTACGTTAGCCGTTACTTGTGCAAATCCTGCAAAAGCAATAAAACCAAACAATAACGTAACTACTATTTTGTTCATACTAGCGTGCTTTAAAATAAGCCAATAATTTTTTAACATAACTTTCGTGTGTACCCGTTTTAATGATCCCGGCACCACTGCGTGTGAATGTTTTTGTGAAATAATCTTCTAAATCTTGGTAATGGTCGCGGTATGCTTTGCGCAGCTGGGCATCGCCGGTGTTTACATATAAACTTTCGCCTGTTTCGGCATCTTGCATTAAAACATATCCCACATTGTTTAAATCGTTTTCGCGCTGGTCTGTTACTTTAATACCTGTAATATCGTGGCGTTTTGCAGCAATGCGCAAAATTTTTTCGTAATCTTTCGTCATAAAGTCAGACAAAACAAATACAATTGCTTTTTTCTTTAATACTTTAGAAAGATATTCAAACGCTTGCGAAATATTGGTTTTGTTGCTTTTGGGTTGGAATTGAATCAGCTCGCGAATGATTCTTAAAATGTGCGATTTTCCTTTTTTTGGTGGAATGAATAGTTCAATTTGATCCGAAAACAAAATCAAACCAATTTTATCATTATTTGTAGTTGCCGAAAAAGCTAATGTTGCGGCAATTTCGGTAACAACATCGCGTTTAAAATCATCGGTTGAACCAAAGTCTTGCGAACCGCTGATATCCACCATCAACATTAGTGTTAACTCGCGTTCTTCTTCAAAAACCTTTACAAAAGGTTCATTGTAGCGCGCAGTAACATTCCAATCAATCGCACGGATATCGTCGCCATATTGGTATTGGCGCACTTCTGCAAACGACATTCCTTTGCCTTTGAAAGACGTGTGGTATTCGCCCGAAAAAATATGGTCGCTTAACCTTCGGGTTTTTATTTCAATGCGTCGAACCTTTTTTAATATTTCTTTTGTTTCCATTTCTTTGTTTAAGGTTTAAAGTTTTCTTTGTTTCAGGTTGCTTTAACTTGAAACATTAAACTTGGAACAAAATATTAAGGCACTTCGATTTCGTTTACAATTTTGTTAATGATGTCCACACTTGTAATGTTGTCTGCTTCGGCTTCGTAAGTAATTCCGATTCTGTGGCGCAGTACATCTAAAACAACCGCACGTACATCTTCTGGGATTACATAACCGCGGCGGCGGATAAATGCATAACATTTTGCTGCGGTTGCCAAATTGATAGATCCACGAGGCGATGCACCGTAGCTTATATAAGGTTTTAAACTTTCTAATTTGAATTGTTCCGGATAGCGGGTTGCAAAGATGATGTCTAGAATATACTTTTCTATTTTTTCATCCATATAAACCTCTTTCACCGTTTCTTGTGCACGAATGATTTGTTCTAAACTAACCACCGGATTAATCGTTGGAACGGTTCCTGCTAAATTTTGACGGATTACCAAACGTTCTTCTTCTAATTTTGGATAATCAATCACGGTTTTCAACATAAAACGGTCCATTTGTGCTTCTGGCAGCGGGTACGTTCCTTCTTGTTCCACTGGGTTTTGCGTAGCCATTACCAAAAATGGTTTTTGCAGTTTATGGGTGGTATCGCCAATGGTAACTTGTTTTTCTTGCATGGCTTCTAACAAAGCAGATTGCACTTTTGCAGGCGCACGGTTGATTTCATCGGCCAAAATAAAATTAGCGAAAACCGGTCCTTTTTTTATACTAAAGTCATTAACTTTTACGTTGTAAATCATAGTACCTACCACATCGGCAGGTAACAAATCTGGGGTAAACTGAATGCGGCTAAACGATCCGTGAACCGCCTTGGCAAGGGTGTTAATTGCTAATGTTTTAGCTAATCCGGGAACACCTTCCAATAAAATATGTCCTTGCCCTAACAAACCAATTAGTAAGCGATCAATCATGTGTTTTTGCCCCACAATTGTTTTGTTCATTTCGGCAATAAGCAAGTCAATAAACGCGCTTTCACGTTCTATTTTGTCGTTTATTGAGCGAATGTCAGTAGTGGCTGTTGTTGCTTCCATTATTTAGTTTTGTGTATATTATTTTTTCAGTTACAAATTGATTAAAATTTATTTGCTTAACTTGTTAACAAATGGTTAAAATACATCATGTGGCATTTGTTTTAAGTATCAATTATCATTTTCTTTTTATAATTTTAAGATAAAACTACCAATTGTGATAAATAAACGGCTTTTAATTAAAAACTTGTTAGCGCATCATGCCGAGAATAGCTTCTTTGATAAGAAGCAACAGCTAAACTTACACACTTTAGAAGGAAAAGCCAAATTTTTAAAGAATGTTTGTTCACTTTCTAATTCAAATCCGTTCAATTTATCATTTATTTTGGTTGGAATTGAAGATGAAAAAAGCCTTATTGTGGGAACCGACTTTTACGATGACAGCCATATTCAGAATTTAATTAATGCTTATTTAGAAAATCCGCCGCAAATTCAATATGAAAATGTAATTTTTCCACATTTAGAAAACGGTATGGTGGTGGGCTTGGTGAGTATTTTTCCCAAAAAAGGAAAATGTTTTTTTAAAAAGCGCATTTATACGATCTACGAAGAAGCGTCTTTTTCGCGCATTGGCAGTATATCGCATCCGGAATATCTTCCGCCTAAAATAAACAACAGTGAAATTGTTGATAGTATCTTAAAAGTTTCGGTCACCAATTTAAAAAATACTATTGATAGCGTGTTGTATTTTATGACTCAAACACATCCGGATATGAAACCAAAGTACCAAGTTTTTAAAGAATATTTCACGGTGTGCTGGGCGGGAGTTGAAAAAGTTAAGAAAGGCGAAACCTATCTTTCTAGAGTTGATATTGAATTAATTAATGAACAGGTTAAGATTTTTTATTCGGCATTGGATGAAGTTTCCATTAGCTATACTGAAAATGAATTTGTGATAACAGAATATGTGAAAATTGGATTCCGTAAAAACAACCGCTACATTCCTTTTAGCGTGCAGAAAATTATTTTTAGCGATTCAATGACCTATCAAATTACATCGGAAATCATCTTTAAAACGCCCGAAATTGATAAACGCCATTTGTATCATCTATACAATTATTACACATCCATCTTAAATAAATTAAAAAACAACAAACGCTTACATACAATTGAGCAAAACGATTTGCAAAATCTTTGTTATTCGTTTATGTTGTGTTATCTTCACGGTTTTAATAATGCCAAAGAGGTGCTTATCACTCACAAAAGCGTATTTAAAAACAGTAAATACTCTTTTTTGTATGCCTCTTTTAAAGAAGTAATGCGCATTTTGCGTAAGCTAAAATACGAAACCCAAAATGAGTAACACATTTGTAATTGGCGATATACACGGTGGCTTAAAAGCATTGCAACAGGTTTTAAACCGTGCAAATGTCACTACCAATGATAAGTTGATTTTTTTAGGCGATTATGTGGATGGATGGAGCGAAACACCCGCTGTTTTAGATTTTTTGATGGATTTATCGGCAACGTATTCGTGTGTTTTTATGCAAGGAAATCACGAGGAAATGCTGCTGAAATGGTTAAAAAAAGAAGACGACAACGAATTGTGGCGTTTTCATGGTGGCGAAGCTACCGTTCAGGCCTATCAAAATATTTCGTTGCGGGTTATTGAAAAACACATCGCATTTTTGCAGCAATTAAAGGAATATTATATCGATGACCAAAACAGGCTGTTTATACATGCCGGTTTTACCCATTTGAAAGGCGTTACATTTGAATACTTTAGAGGAATGTTTTGGTGGGATCGCACGCTTTGGGAAACAGCCATGGCAGTTGATGGTAATTTAAGCCCGAACAATCTGCGCTATCCACAACGTTTAAGGCTATACAAAGAAATATTTGTGGGGCACACACCCGTGATTCGCTTTGGGGCATCGGCTCCCATGAATTTTGCAAATGTGTGGAACGTGGATACAGGCGCAGCATTTACCGGAAAACTGTCTATTTTGAATGTGGATACCAAAGCATATTGGCAAAGCGATGCCCTGACCGATTTATATCCCAATGAAAAAGGAAGAAATTAATGCCGAATTTGTTATCTTTGCCAGAAATATTATGATTATGAAAAGATTAGCATTAGCAGTTTGTGCTTTGGGTAGTACGCTAGGCGTGCAAGCACAAGCTTTAAACGAAGTAGAATTAAACATTTTTAATACCATTGTAAATCAATCAGTTGAAATTGGATACGAACATTTTATTGATCAAGATCAGTCAATCGGTGCCGATTTATTGATTAACGATCGTTTTTCTTACTACGGACAAAACAAAAAAGAAGGAAAGTTTAAACAATTCAACACCAATGCGATTGCTGTAAATTATAGTTTTTATTTTGGTGGAAAAGAAGGTGAGCACGCATCGGGCTTTTATGCACAACCGTTTTTAAAATACCGTTTTGGTGATTACGAACACGATGTGGAAATTGCACAAGGAGTTTATCAAAGACAAACCGTTGACATGAATTCGTTGATTATTGGTGTAGGTGGCGGATACAAATTGGTTAAAAACGATGCCTTTACAGTAGCACCATTTGTAAACATTGGTAGAAACTTTAAGCAAGAAGTTGCCGATGAGTTTATGGGCGTTGAATTGAACGCAGGTATCAATATTGGTTACCGATTTTAGTAATGAAAATGGATAAAAAAAAAGCTGTTTTTCCAATGAAAAACAGCTTTTTTGTTTTTGATTTGTAAAGCTTAAAAATAGATGAGGCTGTCCAAAAAGGCAGTCTTTTTTTATGCGGCTAATTTTTGATAGTGAAAATTGTGGTGATTATTTTTAGTTGAAGAAAATTCTTGATGCTTAAAAATGAAAATTTCAATTTCAAAAATCATTTTTGAACCTCTTTTTGCGGTTTTTACAACAATTTTCTTAGAAGTCGCTTCTTTGGCCACCATTTTTCTAAAATTATGCCCAAGAGCCATCAGTAGAAACTCTAATTCTACTTTTTCTAAGCCTTTGAATGTAAATCTGTTAAATTTATTATTGCTTTTGAGTTGACCAAAGACAGCTTCTACTTCTATCGGGCGTTTGCTTCGGTGTTTTAAACCTTCTTCGCTCGTTAATAAATTTCTCGCTCTTTCTTTAAGCTCATTCAAACGGTGGATTGACTTCTATTCTGCGATTACTTTTGCATTGAAACATTCCCTCGAAGCGGACAATTGTTGCAGTTTTTAGCTTGATAATAAGACACTTGCGATTCGTACCCGTTGCTCGATATTCGTTTGCCTTTGCCAACATTTTCCATTCGTTGACCCATCGGACAAACGTAAAAATCTTGTTCTTGGTTATAGAATAAATTCTGAACCAAAAACGGATTGTTTTCCATCTTCTTTTTCTGTTCTGCATGAAAATAATTATACTTCACATTACGCTGTAACGTTTTATTTTCAAGCATTTCGTAATTCTCCTCACTTCCGTATCCTGCATCGGCAACCACTTCTTTGCTTTGTTTTCCGTAGAGATTTTCAAAACCATCGAGATGCGATTCCAAAGTCGTGGTATCCCCGGTTTTTGATGGATGGAAACGTGGGTAATAAACTGATTTTCAGTTGAAATCTGCGTATTATAAGCCGGTTTAAGCTGTCCGTTTTTCATGTGATCTTCCTTCATCCGCATAAAAGTAGCGTCGGGGTCGGTTTTGCTGTAAGAATTCCTATCGCCTAAAGTTTCTAGGTCTTTTTCGTATTTTTCTAATTTTGGAAGATGCTCATCTGAAGTTTTTTGTAGCTCTTTTGCCTGTTTTTTGTAGGTTCTTTTTAGTTTTTTGTTCAATTCAGATAACTTCTCTTTTAGTTCTTCGGAATTGATTTTTTTGGGCAGTTCTTCCTTGTTAAGTTCTTGATTATCTGATTGAATACTGTTTTCAATATCTGAAAGAATCGTATTGATTTTAACTTCTAATTTTTCTTTGTACTTTTCCACAGAACCCCGCCAAACGAAGGTGTATTTATTGGATTTTGCCTCTATTTTTGTGCCGTCAATATACTGAACATCAAGGCTGATGTAGCCCAATTCTACCAGCATTTTCACCACTTCGGCAAACAAATCTTTGATTTTCTCCTTCAAAATTTTCCCTCTAAATTCGTTGATGGTTCTAAAATTTGGTAGAATTTCCCGAAATGTACATAAAATGGATGTTTTCGGTAAGGGCTTTGGCGATTTTTCTACACGAATAAACGTTGGACAAATAGCTGTAAAACAACACTTTAATCATCATTCTCGGATGATATGCAGAGCAACCTCCGCCTAAGTAAAGATTTGTAATATCGCTGATATCCAATTGATTAACCACCGAATCCACCAACCGAACGGGGTGGTCTTCTGGAATCAAATCAAAAATATTGATAGGGAAAAGTTCTGGAGAGTTGCCTGTTTGATTTTTAAATGTTACCTTAGCCACAGTTGGGTTTTTTGTTCAACTCTAAAATACGAATTTTTTAGAGAAAACACAACTAAAAAAGGGCTGCCCAAACTTTTTGGACAGCCTCTTTTTTTCTATCGTTGCTGCAACTTAGCTTCCATGCTCATTGTGGCATGTGGAACCAATTTAAGACGCTCTTTTTCGATTAATTTACCGGTTACACGGCAAATTCCGTAAGTTTTGTTTTCAATGCGCACCAAAGCATTTCGCAAATCGCGTAAAAACTTTTCTTGGCGGGTAGCCAATTGCGAATTTGCTTCTTTAGACAAGGTTTCGCTGCCTTCTTCAAACGCTTTAAATGTAGGCGATGTATCATCGGTACCATTGTTTAAATCGTTCATATAAGCACTTTTAATTAAATCTAAATCGGCTTGTGCTTTTTCTATCTTTTTAAGGATGATTTCTTTGAACTCTGCTAATTCAGCATCTGAGTATCGAACTTGTACGTTTTCCTTTTCCATAACTAATTCATTTATTTTGAAACACTAATTTTGGTTACTATATCATCAAATTCAATTTCTATACCATTTATCAAATCATCAGTAAATTCAAGCGTTTCGGTTAAGGTTTCGGCTTTAATATACGCTATATTTGCATGAACGGCTTCTTGTACTGCTGCGTTGGGCAGCATTTTTATTGTTACTTTATCGGTTACTTCAAACCCAGAATCTTTACGGATATTCTGAATTCTGTTTACCAATTCGCGTGCAATTCCTTCTTTCTTCAATTCATCGGTTAAGGTAATATCCAAAGCCACTGTAATTCCGTTTGCATTTGCTACCAACCAACCTTCAATATCTTGTGAAGAAATCTCTACGTCTTCGTTTG is from Paenimyroides aestuarii and encodes:
- a CDS encoding BatD family protein, which gives rise to MNKIVVTLLFGFIAFAGFAQVTANVDSTQIKIGSAFHLTIKATASESSKVVFPNQQNIGPFEVLEQSKTDTVTNGNTIELTKKYTLTQFDAGEYVVPRLSVYIDEKNHQTDLFNIKVNNVQVDTLKQPMYDIKAQVGGETDTDKLWKYLIALLACVLAGVATYFLIKYLQNKNLTEEDLYRTPLEKVSKKLQLLDSKRLVLNGDVKSYYSEMTDVIRDYIEEVFEIPAKESTTSEVIQMLFQIINSKKIQLSKETVHDLKRVLQTADLVKFAKSEPMMSEIEQDRKTSEVISVSIDKAIPRFSEEQSQRVKLRERRFKKRKQMRTLIPIGVTVLLLLVTGIVYVAQAIRSGVEWSVLASNKSLYNREWVTSDYGFPTVIISTPEALTRVQMPQSDKEKQQSQSSVFAYSNLNTQLIIAVGTTAVQTNDSLSLEQLLKYKLEIVGKQYGAKDITYNAEEFTEKGVRGIRGTGTLVAQNFVSGEAIKMQYDMYVFVQPNGIQEVGILYKEGDEYGAKIDQRVIESIQLNVANPNE
- a CDS encoding DUF58 domain-containing protein, whose product is METKEILKKVRRIEIKTRRLSDHIFSGEYHTSFKGKGMSFAEVRQYQYGDDIRAIDWNVTARYNEPFVKVFEEERELTLMLMVDISGSQDFGSTDDFKRDVVTEIAATLAFSATTNNDKIGLILFSDQIELFIPPKKGKSHILRIIRELIQFQPKSNKTNISQAFEYLSKVLKKKAIVFVLSDFMTKDYEKILRIAAKRHDITGIKVTDQRENDLNNVGYVLMQDAETGESLYVNTGDAQLRKAYRDHYQDLEDYFTKTFTRSGAGIIKTGTHESYVKKLLAYFKAR
- a CDS encoding AAA family ATPase produces the protein MEATTATTDIRSINDKIERESAFIDLLIAEMNKTIVGQKHMIDRLLIGLLGQGHILLEGVPGLAKTLAINTLAKAVHGSFSRIQFTPDLLPADVVGTMIYNVKVNDFSIKKGPVFANFILADEINRAPAKVQSALLEAMQEKQVTIGDTTHKLQKPFLVMATQNPVEQEGTYPLPEAQMDRFMLKTVIDYPKLEEERLVIRQNLAGTVPTINPVVSLEQIIRAQETVKEVYMDEKIEKYILDIIFATRYPEQFKLESLKPYISYGASPRGSINLATAAKCYAFIRRRGYVIPEDVRAVVLDVLRHRIGITYEAEADNITSVDIINKIVNEIEVP
- a CDS encoding DUF5929 domain-containing protein — translated: MINKRLLIKNLLAHHAENSFFDKKQQLNLHTLEGKAKFLKNVCSLSNSNPFNLSFILVGIEDEKSLIVGTDFYDDSHIQNLINAYLENPPQIQYENVIFPHLENGMVVGLVSIFPKKGKCFFKKRIYTIYEEASFSRIGSISHPEYLPPKINNSEIVDSILKVSVTNLKNTIDSVLYFMTQTHPDMKPKYQVFKEYFTVCWAGVEKVKKGETYLSRVDIELINEQVKIFYSALDEVSISYTENEFVITEYVKIGFRKNNRYIPFSVQKIIFSDSMTYQITSEIIFKTPEIDKRHLYHLYNYYTSILNKLKNNKRLHTIEQNDLQNLCYSFMLCYLHGFNNAKEVLITHKSVFKNSKYSFLYASFKEVMRILRKLKYETQNE
- a CDS encoding metallophosphoesterase; its protein translation is MSNTFVIGDIHGGLKALQQVLNRANVTTNDKLIFLGDYVDGWSETPAVLDFLMDLSATYSCVFMQGNHEEMLLKWLKKEDDNELWRFHGGEATVQAYQNISLRVIEKHIAFLQQLKEYYIDDQNRLFIHAGFTHLKGVTFEYFRGMFWWDRTLWETAMAVDGNLSPNNLRYPQRLRLYKEIFVGHTPVIRFGASAPMNFANVWNVDTGAAFTGKLSILNVDTKAYWQSDALTDLYPNEKGRN
- a CDS encoding autotransporter outer membrane beta-barrel domain-containing protein is translated as MKRLALAVCALGSTLGVQAQALNEVELNIFNTIVNQSVEIGYEHFIDQDQSIGADLLINDRFSYYGQNKKEGKFKQFNTNAIAVNYSFYFGGKEGEHASGFYAQPFLKYRFGDYEHDVEIAQGVYQRQTVDMNSLIIGVGGGYKLVKNDAFTVAPFVNIGRNFKQEVADEFMGVELNAGINIGYRF
- a CDS encoding TraR/DksA family transcriptional regulator, translated to MEKENVQVRYSDAELAEFKEIILKKIEKAQADLDLIKSAYMNDLNNGTDDTSPTFKAFEEGSETLSKEANSQLATRQEKFLRDLRNALVRIENKTYGICRVTGKLIEKERLKLVPHATMSMEAKLQQR